Proteins co-encoded in one Spirosoma endbachense genomic window:
- the priA gene encoding replication restart helicase PriA: MENQPYSLFSSLEAEEVTFFADLILPIPVPKLFTYRVPRGMADILKIGARVIVPFGKNNGRVLTAVVYRLHNTPPGNYQARYISELLDEYPLVTGYQLELFNWMSAYYMCCIGDVMNVALPSGLKISSQSKVQFNPDFDYPELLTEFESTLLTELKKHPALSYDELSRLAGEGTNIPALIKSLIGKKAVIVFEEVKEKYIPKMVRKVRLHRNYEEREQLLVLLQRLEKLPKQQEVVMRYLSHIPLQRDPTLNQKGLDKTILNQDEALSQSSLSTLLKNGVFEAFEVIQPRFSDNSPASSVEIKLTDAQRTASQQIMAQFESQNIVLFHGITGSGKTEVYIDLIQQAIGSGSQVLYLLPEIALTTQIVVRLQRVFGDKMGIYHSKFSDNERVEVWKGVVSGQYQFVVGVRSAVFLPFDNLGLIIVDEEHETSYKQHDPAPRYHARDVAIMLAHWQQAKVLLGSATPSLETYYQARQGRYGLVELFQRFGEATLPNIVLVDTRQEKKQKTMKNEFSSALLYALEMNIERKEQSILFQNRRGYSPYMQCEDCDWTAECPNCAVSLTYHQRDAELRCHYCGHKEEVPRVCPTCGSTKVRTIGFGTEKLEDQLQIYFPGSRILRMDLDTTRAKNAYQQIIQEFEGGQVDMLVGTQMITKGLDFDNVSLVGIFDADRLIRFPDFRATERAFQMLTQVSGRAGRRAGRQGTVLIQTGNPQQTILQKIIENDYKGLYDEEIQERQDFNYPPFSRLIKLTVRHPDRAISQQAAERLAAELTDALGSSRVLGPEEPLVERIRNQFLFDILIKLERDKVNVKAVKTYIQDRINDILTDKGLRQVSVVADVDCL, encoded by the coding sequence GTGGAAAATCAACCTTACTCACTCTTTTCATCCCTGGAAGCCGAAGAAGTCACTTTCTTCGCTGATTTGATTTTACCGATTCCGGTACCCAAATTATTCACATACCGCGTGCCTCGCGGTATGGCCGACATACTCAAAATTGGCGCCAGAGTTATTGTACCTTTTGGAAAAAATAACGGTCGCGTACTGACCGCCGTAGTGTACCGGCTGCATAACACACCACCAGGCAATTATCAGGCGCGTTACATTAGCGAACTACTTGACGAATACCCACTAGTAACAGGCTACCAGCTAGAGCTTTTCAACTGGATGTCAGCCTATTACATGTGCTGCATTGGCGATGTAATGAATGTTGCCTTACCATCTGGACTGAAGATCTCCAGCCAATCGAAGGTGCAGTTCAACCCTGATTTTGACTATCCGGAACTGCTCACCGAATTTGAGTCAACCTTACTGACCGAACTCAAAAAACACCCGGCCCTCTCCTACGACGAACTTAGCCGACTGGCTGGCGAAGGCACCAATATTCCGGCTTTGATCAAATCGCTGATTGGTAAAAAAGCGGTCATCGTTTTCGAAGAAGTTAAAGAAAAGTACATTCCCAAGATGGTTCGGAAGGTCAGGCTGCACCGGAATTATGAGGAGCGTGAACAGTTACTGGTTCTTCTTCAGCGGCTCGAAAAACTGCCCAAACAACAGGAAGTGGTCATGCGCTACCTGAGTCATATACCACTTCAGCGCGACCCAACCCTCAATCAGAAAGGCCTGGATAAAACCATCCTCAATCAGGACGAAGCGCTTTCGCAATCGTCGCTTTCGACCCTCCTCAAAAACGGCGTTTTTGAAGCCTTTGAGGTGATCCAGCCCCGTTTCTCGGACAATTCACCCGCGTCGTCGGTTGAGATTAAGTTAACCGATGCTCAGCGGACGGCCTCCCAGCAAATCATGGCTCAGTTCGAAAGCCAGAACATTGTACTCTTTCACGGCATCACGGGCAGTGGTAAAACAGAAGTGTATATCGATCTGATTCAACAGGCGATCGGCAGCGGATCACAGGTATTGTACCTGCTCCCCGAAATTGCGCTCACAACCCAGATTGTTGTTCGGTTGCAGCGTGTTTTCGGCGATAAAATGGGAATTTATCATTCCAAATTTTCGGATAACGAGCGGGTAGAGGTCTGGAAAGGGGTTGTATCGGGTCAGTACCAGTTTGTAGTGGGCGTACGATCTGCGGTCTTTTTGCCCTTCGACAACCTCGGGCTGATCATTGTAGACGAAGAGCACGAAACCTCGTATAAGCAGCACGATCCCGCTCCCCGCTACCACGCCCGCGACGTAGCCATCATGCTGGCTCACTGGCAACAGGCTAAAGTATTGCTGGGATCAGCGACCCCATCGCTCGAAACGTACTATCAGGCCCGACAGGGTCGCTACGGGCTGGTTGAACTGTTCCAGCGTTTTGGTGAAGCTACGCTGCCGAATATTGTTTTGGTCGACACCAGGCAGGAGAAAAAGCAGAAAACGATGAAAAATGAGTTTTCATCCGCGCTGCTTTATGCCCTGGAAATGAACATAGAACGGAAAGAACAAAGCATTCTGTTTCAGAATCGCCGGGGTTATTCGCCTTACATGCAGTGTGAAGACTGCGACTGGACGGCCGAATGTCCCAACTGTGCCGTTAGCCTGACTTACCACCAGCGTGATGCCGAATTACGCTGCCACTATTGCGGCCACAAAGAAGAAGTGCCTCGCGTATGCCCAACCTGTGGCTCCACAAAAGTGCGGACAATTGGCTTTGGTACGGAAAAACTCGAAGACCAGTTACAGATTTATTTCCCCGGATCACGAATACTGCGGATGGATCTGGATACGACCCGCGCGAAGAATGCGTACCAGCAGATTATCCAGGAATTTGAGGGTGGCCAGGTGGATATGCTCGTCGGTACACAGATGATCACGAAAGGCCTGGATTTCGACAATGTCAGCCTGGTGGGTATTTTCGATGCCGACCGCCTGATTCGCTTTCCTGACTTCCGGGCTACGGAGCGGGCTTTTCAGATGCTTACACAGGTCAGCGGTCGGGCCGGTCGCCGGGCTGGCCGTCAGGGAACGGTATTGATCCAGACCGGCAATCCGCAACAGACGATCCTGCAAAAGATCATCGAGAATGACTACAAGGGCCTGTATGATGAAGAAATTCAGGAACGACAGGATTTTAATTACCCCCCGTTTTCGCGTCTGATCAAACTTACGGTTCGCCACCCAGACAGAGCCATCAGCCAGCAGGCAGCCGAACGCCTTGCTGCCGAACTCACTGATGCACTGGGCAGTAGCCGTGTCTTAGGCCCCGAAGAGCCACTTGTCGAGCGGATTCGGAACCAATTTCTGTTCGACATTCTTATTAAGTTAGAACGTGATAAGGTGAATGTTAAGGCCGTTAAGACCTATATTCAAGACCGAATCAACGATATTCTAACCGACAAAGGGCTGCGGCAGGTTAGTGTAGTGGCTGATGTGGATTGCCTCTGA
- a CDS encoding NAD(P)H-dependent oxidoreductase encodes MAKVLIQFAHPALSKSNVHKVLINYCRDIKNVTFNDLYEYYPDMYIDVEREQRLLLQHDIIVFQHPFYWYSCPALIKQWFDLVLEHNWAYGSRGNALVGKKMLNVISSGGAQDAYSETGRNRYTVHQFLAPFDQTAITCKMEYLPPFVIHGTYRISPEDIKRYGEQYRIILSALANDQLLALDYKKADYLNELVPALQALQP; translated from the coding sequence ATGGCCAAAGTACTCATTCAGTTTGCACATCCGGCGTTAAGTAAATCCAATGTTCATAAAGTACTGATCAATTATTGCCGTGACATAAAAAACGTAACGTTCAATGATCTTTACGAGTACTATCCAGACATGTATATTGACGTAGAACGGGAACAGAGGCTTTTACTGCAACACGACATTATCGTTTTTCAGCATCCTTTCTACTGGTATAGTTGTCCGGCCCTCATCAAGCAATGGTTCGACTTGGTGCTCGAACATAACTGGGCCTATGGATCACGGGGAAATGCACTGGTCGGAAAAAAAATGCTCAACGTTATTTCGAGCGGGGGAGCCCAGGACGCCTATTCTGAAACGGGCCGTAACCGGTATACCGTTCACCAGTTTCTGGCCCCATTCGATCAAACAGCCATCACCTGTAAAATGGAGTACTTACCTCCCTTCGTCATTCATGGCACGTACCGCATTAGCCCCGAAGACATAAAGCGGTACGGGGAACAATACCGAATCATTTTATCTGCCCTGGCCAATGACCAGCTCTTGGCGCTGGATTATAAGAAGGCAGACTACCTTAATGAGTTGGTGCCTGCTTTGCAGGCGCTTCAACCATAA
- a CDS encoding monovalent cation:proton antiporter-2 (CPA2) family protein has protein sequence MKETFFFQAMVYLAAAVIMVPIAKKLGLGSVLGYLLAGIIIGPACLEFIGSEGTDIMHFAEFGVVIMLFVIGLELEPSRLWRLRQSILGLGGMQVGLTSVLIAAVAMFFGIDWKQSLALGMIISLSSTAIVLQSLNEKNLMKTAAGQSSFAVLLFQDIAVIPMLALFPLLASETNVATTGGGHGSANLVSSLPSWLQPIIVLSSVAAVVVAGRYATPPLFRVIARTGMREMFTATALLLVVGIAVLMTTVGLSPALGTFLAGVVLANSEYRHELESDIDPFKGLLLGLFFIAVGASIDFPLILAKPLLIIGLVVGIMVCKLLVLFRLGKSFSLSTEQNLIFSFGLCQIGEFAFVLFSFSSQEGILSKELTDTMTAVVAISMAFTPLVMVLNEKLILPRLGIKEAAQERESDIVEEDNPVIIAGYGHFGSTIGRFLQANNVRTTVLDVNSDNVDRLRRMGFNVYYGDASRHDLLEIAGAAKAKVIVIAISDEEKRLELIGTIKKHFPELHILVRSTNRYDAYDLMNAGILHIYRETLDTSLRLGVDVMKLLGHRAHEANRAAKMFFTHDERTLKRLSAIRNDEEYFYAVRQNQEELERVIQADRTAHTLQIDEGWDEESLIAENKGISYE, from the coding sequence ATGAAAGAAACATTCTTTTTTCAGGCGATGGTTTATCTGGCCGCAGCCGTCATTATGGTCCCGATTGCCAAAAAATTAGGGTTGGGGTCTGTGTTAGGCTATCTGCTGGCCGGTATTATCATTGGCCCGGCCTGTCTGGAATTCATTGGCAGCGAAGGAACCGACATTATGCATTTTGCCGAATTCGGTGTTGTCATTATGCTGTTTGTCATTGGGCTCGAACTGGAGCCATCCCGGCTATGGCGTCTCCGCCAATCCATTCTTGGTCTGGGTGGCATGCAGGTTGGCCTGACATCCGTATTGATTGCAGCAGTAGCTATGTTTTTCGGCATTGACTGGAAACAGTCACTGGCCCTGGGCATGATTATATCGCTTTCCTCTACAGCCATTGTGCTGCAATCGCTGAACGAAAAAAACCTCATGAAAACGGCTGCCGGGCAAAGTTCGTTTGCCGTGTTACTGTTTCAGGACATTGCTGTGATCCCAATGCTGGCGCTGTTTCCGTTGCTGGCCAGCGAAACCAACGTAGCAACTACCGGGGGTGGCCACGGCAGTGCGAATCTGGTCAGTTCACTACCTTCCTGGCTCCAGCCAATTATTGTTCTTAGTTCCGTAGCCGCCGTTGTGGTAGCGGGCCGTTATGCGACTCCGCCCCTTTTCCGTGTCATTGCCCGAACCGGCATGCGGGAAATGTTTACGGCAACCGCACTGCTGTTAGTGGTAGGCATTGCTGTGTTGATGACAACAGTTGGTCTGAGTCCGGCTTTGGGTACATTTCTGGCGGGTGTCGTTCTGGCCAATAGTGAATATCGCCATGAACTGGAAAGTGATATTGATCCGTTCAAGGGTTTGCTGCTGGGATTATTCTTTATCGCTGTCGGTGCATCGATCGATTTCCCGTTAATTCTCGCTAAACCGTTGCTAATTATAGGCTTAGTTGTTGGCATAATGGTCTGCAAGCTACTTGTCCTGTTCAGGCTGGGAAAGTCATTTTCACTGTCTACTGAACAGAATCTCATCTTTAGCTTTGGCCTTTGCCAGATCGGTGAATTTGCATTTGTGTTGTTTAGTTTCTCCTCTCAGGAAGGTATTTTATCCAAAGAATTGACAGATACCATGACGGCAGTAGTGGCCATCAGTATGGCCTTTACACCCCTGGTGATGGTGCTGAACGAAAAACTGATTCTGCCCCGATTGGGCATCAAGGAAGCAGCACAGGAACGGGAAAGCGATATCGTTGAAGAAGATAACCCTGTAATTATTGCAGGCTACGGGCATTTTGGAAGCACAATAGGCCGGTTTTTACAGGCCAACAACGTAAGAACAACCGTTCTGGATGTCAATAGCGATAATGTCGATCGCCTTCGCCGGATGGGGTTCAATGTCTATTATGGTGATGCCAGTCGTCACGATTTACTGGAAATAGCGGGTGCTGCTAAAGCAAAAGTTATTGTTATTGCCATTAGCGACGAAGAGAAACGTCTTGAATTGATCGGAACGATCAAAAAGCATTTTCCGGAGCTTCACATTCTGGTTCGTTCGACCAACCGTTACGATGCTTACGACCTGATGAACGCCGGTATACTGCACATCTACCGCGAAACATTGGACACTAGTCTTCGCCTGGGTGTTGATGTCATGAAATTATTGGGGCATCGGGCGCACGAAGCGAACCGGGCGGCAAAAATGTTCTTTACGCACGACGAGCGAACCCTGAAACGCCTGTCGGCCATCCGCAATGACGAGGAATACTTCTATGCCGTTCGTCAAAATCAGGAAGAACTGGAACGGGTCATTCAGGCCGATCGCACTGCCCATACCTTACAAATCGATGAAGGCTGGGATGAAGAGAGCCTTATTGCTGAAAACAAAGGTATTAGCTATGAATAA
- a CDS encoding Gfo/Idh/MocA family protein: MNRSDFLKTSALAGATLITDPIQVRAFIARKPAQKYRTAVVGAGWWGGNILRAAVQAGESKIVALCDVDTRQLKKTSDELSKLTSDTPKLYRDYREMLVAEKPEIVIVATPDHWHPLIAIAAMQAGAHVYVEKPISHTINEGKAMVKTARKTGKICQVGMHRRVSPHNVSGMEFLKSGKVGKIGMARAFVHYAGGAGQPTPDAEAPQEMDWNMWCGPAPLRAYNPAMHPRSWRNFLNYANGTLGDWGIHWMDQILWWTEEKHPRKVYSTGGRSIKQDSSDAPDHQVATFEFEDFTAVWEHRTFAGNNAEKTHPQQAVGVYFYGTEGTFHMGWLDGWTFYPADSKKPPIHQDAQLDKPDDQNIALLWVNFLDSIKTNKLPVCDIEIGHRSTNMALLGMLSMKLGRSVAWDGQQVPNDPEANKLLSRAYRGEWQYPV; the protein is encoded by the coding sequence ATGAATCGTTCTGACTTTCTAAAAACCTCGGCACTTGCCGGAGCTACGCTCATTACCGATCCCATTCAAGTCCGGGCATTTATTGCACGCAAACCTGCTCAAAAGTATCGCACTGCTGTTGTTGGAGCGGGCTGGTGGGGGGGCAATATTCTACGAGCCGCGGTTCAGGCGGGCGAGTCGAAGATCGTCGCCCTTTGCGACGTAGATACGCGCCAACTTAAAAAGACCAGCGATGAATTAAGCAAACTCACATCCGATACGCCCAAACTATACCGGGATTACCGGGAGATGCTGGTGGCCGAAAAGCCCGAAATCGTTATTGTCGCTACGCCCGATCACTGGCACCCGCTCATTGCTATTGCGGCTATGCAGGCAGGAGCGCACGTATATGTTGAGAAACCCATTAGCCATACCATCAACGAAGGAAAAGCAATGGTTAAGACGGCCCGAAAAACGGGCAAGATTTGCCAGGTTGGCATGCACCGTCGGGTGTCGCCCCACAATGTGTCAGGTATGGAGTTTCTGAAGTCAGGAAAGGTCGGAAAAATTGGCATGGCACGGGCCTTTGTGCATTATGCGGGCGGAGCAGGTCAGCCTACCCCCGATGCCGAAGCACCTCAGGAAATGGACTGGAATATGTGGTGTGGTCCGGCTCCGCTACGAGCCTACAATCCGGCAATGCACCCCCGAAGCTGGCGTAATTTCCTGAACTATGCGAATGGCACCCTTGGCGACTGGGGGATTCACTGGATGGATCAGATTCTGTGGTGGACAGAAGAAAAACATCCGCGCAAGGTGTATTCGACTGGCGGACGATCGATCAAGCAGGATAGTAGTGATGCGCCGGATCATCAGGTAGCTACATTTGAATTCGAGGATTTTACCGCCGTTTGGGAACACCGGACATTTGCCGGTAATAACGCCGAGAAAACACATCCACAGCAGGCTGTTGGGGTTTATTTCTACGGAACAGAAGGCACATTTCACATGGGTTGGCTCGATGGCTGGACCTTCTATCCTGCCGACTCCAAGAAACCGCCGATTCACCAAGATGCTCAGCTCGATAAGCCTGACGATCAGAATATTGCTCTGCTCTGGGTAAATTTTCTGGACAGTATTAAAACCAATAAACTCCCTGTCTGCGACATCGAAATCGGTCATCGCTCAACCAACATGGCCTTGCTGGGTATGCTTTCGATGAAATTAGGGCGGAGTGTGGCCTGGGATGGCCAGCAGGTTCCGAATGATCCGGAAGCGAATAAACTCCTGAGCCGCGCTTACCGGGGTGAATGGCAATACCCGGTTTAA
- a CDS encoding dipeptidase, producing the protein MFPFILSALLAFNSYTSHPPIDDDKLVKKAHKIHQRVLTLDTHADAPIMMQKQGFDVGATHDTKRDGSQIDFPRMKAGGMDAMFFAVYTSQGPRTDEGHAEAKRNALNQFDLIHQALKKYPNLAELATTPADAYRIQKAGKRAVFIGMENGYPVGSDLSMLKTYYDLGCRYMTLTHFANNLIGDSSTDPDGPIYGGLSDFGKKVVPEMNRLGILIDVSHVADSTFYDALALSKAPVIASHSNCRALCDFPRNMTDDMIKAIAAKGGVVQVNFVSDYLKKPSDANRAAKTKIRMARVGKVVTPEMEARMTAQSDSVAKVYASERASLSDIVDHIDHIVKLVGIDHVGIGSDFDGGGAVNGLEDVSQIENLTVELVRRNYSEADIAKIWGGNLLRVLGQAKVE; encoded by the coding sequence ATGTTTCCATTCATTCTGTCGGCCTTACTAGCCTTTAATTCGTATACGAGCCATCCGCCAATCGATGATGATAAACTGGTGAAAAAGGCACATAAAATTCACCAGCGCGTTCTGACGCTCGATACCCACGCCGATGCGCCGATCATGATGCAAAAACAGGGATTCGATGTTGGTGCTACGCATGATACCAAACGGGATGGGTCGCAGATCGATTTTCCGCGGATGAAAGCAGGTGGTATGGATGCCATGTTTTTCGCCGTATATACCTCGCAGGGGCCACGTACTGACGAAGGCCATGCCGAAGCCAAACGAAATGCCCTGAATCAGTTTGATCTGATCCATCAGGCATTGAAAAAATACCCGAACCTGGCCGAACTGGCCACAACACCCGCTGATGCCTACCGAATCCAGAAGGCTGGTAAGCGTGCCGTTTTTATTGGTATGGAAAACGGATATCCGGTTGGTAGTGACCTGTCTATGCTCAAAACGTATTATGATTTAGGGTGTCGCTATATGACACTGACTCATTTTGCCAATAACCTTATCGGCGACTCATCTACCGATCCTGATGGTCCGATCTATGGTGGATTGAGTGATTTTGGCAAGAAAGTAGTGCCCGAAATGAATCGACTCGGTATTCTGATCGACGTTTCGCACGTGGCCGACAGCACCTTTTATGACGCGTTGGCTTTATCGAAAGCGCCCGTTATTGCGTCGCATTCCAATTGTCGGGCCTTATGTGATTTTCCCCGAAATATGACCGACGATATGATTAAAGCGATTGCTGCCAAAGGGGGCGTGGTGCAGGTAAACTTTGTGAGCGATTACCTCAAAAAACCTTCTGATGCGAACCGGGCTGCCAAAACAAAAATCCGGATGGCAAGGGTAGGTAAGGTTGTGACTCCCGAAATGGAAGCCCGGATGACGGCACAAAGCGATTCGGTCGCGAAGGTTTATGCGTCTGAACGGGCCAGCCTGTCCGACATTGTCGACCATATTGATCATATCGTTAAGCTCGTTGGGATCGACCACGTTGGCATCGGCTCTGATTTCGATGGGGGCGGGGCCGTTAACGGTCTCGAAGATGTAAGTCAGATTGAAAACCTGACGGTTGAACTGGTGCGCCGGAACTATTCGGAGGCCGACATTGCCAAGATCTGGGGTGGTAATCTGCTGCGCGTACTGGGGCAGGCAAAAGTCGAATAA
- the ubiE gene encoding bifunctional demethylmenaquinone methyltransferase/2-methoxy-6-polyprenyl-1,4-benzoquinol methylase UbiE: MAVVPYKDKDTSKREQVAEMFDSISPKYDLLNHVLSGGIDILWRKRAIRELRPYAPKTILDIATGTGDFALEALALKPEKIIGVDISEGMLAVGRDKMKQRGVDKIIEMRSGDSERLPFGDNEFDAVIVSFGVRNFENLLKGLTDMHRVIRPGGVCVVLEFSNPRQFPFKQVYGFYSRTILPLIGRVVSKDASAYTYLPESVQAFPDGTDFLRIYEAAGFTNTKWIPLTFGVASIYIGHKRSGQD, encoded by the coding sequence ATGGCTGTTGTACCTTATAAAGATAAAGACACCTCCAAACGCGAACAGGTCGCCGAAATGTTTGATAGCATTTCGCCGAAATACGATTTGCTCAATCACGTTTTGAGCGGTGGCATTGATATTCTCTGGCGCAAACGGGCAATCCGTGAACTCCGTCCATACGCACCCAAAACCATTCTGGACATCGCCACCGGAACCGGTGATTTTGCCCTCGAAGCACTGGCTCTAAAACCCGAAAAGATAATTGGTGTCGACATTTCAGAGGGTATGCTCGCCGTTGGCCGCGACAAGATGAAGCAGCGCGGTGTGGATAAAATCATTGAGATGCGGTCGGGCGATTCAGAACGTTTACCCTTTGGAGACAATGAATTCGATGCTGTCATCGTTTCGTTTGGTGTACGTAACTTTGAGAACCTGCTTAAGGGGTTGACTGACATGCACCGAGTTATTCGCCCAGGTGGCGTATGCGTGGTGCTGGAGTTTTCGAACCCGCGCCAGTTCCCATTTAAGCAAGTATACGGTTTTTACTCCCGGACTATTCTGCCGCTCATTGGGCGCGTAGTGAGCAAAGACGCGTCGGCTTATACCTACCTGCCCGAATCGGTGCAGGCGTTTCCCGATGGCACTGACTTTCTGCGGATTTATGAAGCGGCCGGATTCACCAATACCAAATGGATACCCCTTACTTTCGGCGTCGCGTCAATTTATATAGGTCACAAACGGTCCGGTCAGGATTGA
- the porT gene encoding type IX secretion/gliding motility protein PorT/SprT, with the protein MDTPYFRRRVNLYRSQTVRSGLTRPEWAIQWPQRTRSTLFVFLLVASSLQAQAQGYKYVRKHLERYDDKSIHYGFFFAAPVTRFSVGHSPSFLTADSAYRIYSPNKPSFRVGFVVNAFLDDRFDLRLTPSVSLFSREVHYDYPGGTSKTEVRESTWVDFPLLLKYKSERRNNSRMYLLAGGAFSIETNVRRKELQGASRLSTGTMDLAIEYGIGFEQFFEFFKFAPELRFSHGLINLYRPTSNAAGVGINRLTTHSVTLYLNFE; encoded by the coding sequence ATGGATACCCCTTACTTTCGGCGTCGCGTCAATTTATATAGGTCACAAACGGTCCGGTCAGGATTGACCCGGCCGGAATGGGCTATACAATGGCCACAACGCACTCGCTCGACTCTATTCGTTTTTCTGCTTGTTGCCAGTAGTTTGCAGGCACAGGCGCAGGGCTACAAATACGTCCGGAAGCATCTGGAACGCTATGATGACAAAAGCATTCATTATGGTTTCTTTTTCGCAGCTCCAGTTACCCGGTTTAGTGTTGGCCATAGCCCATCCTTTTTGACTGCGGATTCGGCTTATCGAATTTATTCACCCAATAAACCCAGTTTTCGGGTTGGTTTTGTTGTGAATGCATTTCTGGATGACCGTTTCGATCTTCGCCTGACGCCCTCTGTATCGTTATTTAGCCGTGAGGTGCATTATGATTATCCGGGCGGTACCTCAAAAACAGAGGTGCGTGAATCTACCTGGGTTGATTTCCCTCTCTTACTAAAATACAAATCGGAACGTCGGAATAACTCCCGGATGTATTTGCTGGCTGGCGGTGCATTCAGTATTGAAACGAACGTACGACGGAAAGAGCTTCAGGGAGCAAGTCGCTTAAGCACCGGGACAATGGATCTGGCAATCGAATATGGCATCGGTTTTGAGCAGTTCTTTGAGTTCTTCAAGTTCGCCCCCGAATTACGTTTCTCACACGGATTAATCAATCTTTATCGTCCTACGAGCAACGCAGCCGGTGTTGGTATCAACCGATTGACAACGCATTCGGTAACGCTCTATCTGAATTTTGAGTAA
- a CDS encoding peptidoglycan-binding protein, which translates to MALQSPFWSANVRLQQAADNKKSMRLFEPDKFAVALLQTALVNTGLATIKIDGIFGEQTAKALRAVETRFNMDRDEGIAARQTLGIIDILLQNGQLGQGLAQGDTQLAIKKVKAALQALTFFQTSRQNGTALDVLTVDALITHFRISASASTLGASRPVKDTDLATIIERYTQLLGLYKDSATRFRTGAPVNGIFTAAEAPVNGPITFGPAFTNVNSNFGGFIGNNSRAAVLIHEGVHVFDRDSGRKDTHISEFEPAYGAQPADLSLHNPSSYAGFAAHIDLKRDPVPRFGLGPGARGL; encoded by the coding sequence ATGGCCCTACAATCACCTTTTTGGAGCGCAAATGTTCGGTTGCAGCAAGCTGCTGATAATAAAAAATCCATGCGACTGTTTGAGCCTGACAAATTTGCCGTCGCTCTATTACAAACAGCGCTCGTCAATACGGGACTTGCCACGATTAAAATTGATGGCATCTTCGGTGAGCAAACGGCTAAAGCACTACGCGCCGTTGAAACTCGCTTTAATATGGATCGTGACGAAGGCATTGCTGCCCGTCAGACCCTTGGCATAATTGATATTCTATTGCAAAATGGACAACTAGGACAGGGCCTGGCTCAGGGTGACACTCAGCTGGCAATCAAGAAAGTAAAGGCGGCTCTCCAGGCTCTGACTTTTTTCCAGACAAGCCGTCAAAATGGAACAGCGCTTGACGTACTAACAGTCGATGCGCTTATAACCCATTTCCGGATCTCGGCGAGTGCATCTACGCTTGGTGCCAGCAGACCCGTAAAGGATACCGATCTGGCAACTATCATTGAGCGTTATACCCAGTTGCTTGGACTGTATAAAGACAGCGCCACCCGTTTTCGTACGGGTGCTCCTGTCAATGGCATTTTTACCGCAGCAGAAGCACCCGTCAATGGCCCGATCACGTTTGGTCCGGCTTTTACCAATGTCAATTCTAATTTTGGGGGATTTATCGGAAATAATTCGCGGGCAGCTGTGCTGATCCACGAAGGCGTACACGTCTTTGATCGGGATTCCGGTCGAAAGGATACGCACATTTCCGAATTTGAACCTGCTTATGGCGCTCAGCCTGCCGACCTGTCCTTACATAATCCCAGTTCATATGCTGGTTTTGCGGCCCATATCGATCTGAAACGTGATCCGGTCCCCCGTTTTGGGCTGGGTCCAGGTGCCAGAGGTCTTTAA
- a CDS encoding ArsR/SmtB family transcription factor, producing MGLTKTEIFTAEQNRMADLAKAFAHPARVAILQMLIARKACVCGDLVDELELAQATVSQHLKELKRIGIIQGEINPPRVCYCINPTVWQEAQQTFGAMLDAFIPESASCC from the coding sequence ATGGGACTGACAAAAACGGAGATCTTTACCGCTGAACAAAACCGTATGGCCGATCTGGCAAAGGCCTTTGCTCATCCGGCACGGGTAGCAATATTGCAAATGCTGATCGCTCGGAAAGCCTGCGTATGTGGTGATTTGGTAGACGAACTTGAATTAGCTCAGGCAACCGTTTCGCAACATTTGAAGGAATTGAAACGAATCGGTATCATCCAGGGTGAAATTAATCCGCCCCGTGTTTGCTATTGCATTAACCCCACTGTATGGCAAGAAGCCCAACAAACGTTTGGTGCCATGCTGGATGCATTTATTCCCGAATCGGCATCCTGCTGTTAA